Proteins co-encoded in one Bremerella sp. TYQ1 genomic window:
- a CDS encoding metal-binding protein, translating to MNVSMKYAGRSGIFDVSGGAKLLQLAPNLVREQVAFDAALKRPLEFREAISALHDVVINDLRFEPRDKSSYQQWQADQRKLEQVIRRSAIDEKREAIRQGNVDKPSSELKTAHTAALKKYWAARKSLDRQLRKENKELWRRLMPYDPVITVADDVVFFECFSVDQSSYGCLTVDRGDGFGESGQTQLGTTNVDYSWDLYDSFQSLRTYRQTRFQIDPTAFEVSTEAGGDQHREEKIELPDGWLSGFVRLQSAMAMPMRKVSLPVAAVYSLLAFIKRNKARASPRAIRFELTPGQTPRLVLEPWEKPIEANGAIYDGPPCEPIRIWGRRRLLTLSRLLPIADKVDVYLLGTGLPSFWVVRMGAMRLTLGLSGWTTNDWSAGSAIDMLMPQEKARPTAVASIAETLSIRGAASLETVVGSAYLSKEVTTSALNELALRGQVIFDLHAGLYRWRSILPLPLSDKEIAPPHPELRAAEELAKSKKARIREAMVGPRSGTILIGRVDGIDCETLIDGDGITRRGKCICGWHRKSGIRNGPCRHIQALRMIHNQRQVSA from the coding sequence ATGAACGTAAGTATGAAGTATGCCGGTCGGAGTGGGATATTCGACGTCTCCGGGGGAGCAAAGCTTCTTCAATTGGCGCCTAATTTAGTCAGGGAACAAGTTGCGTTCGATGCTGCCTTAAAACGGCCGCTCGAGTTCCGTGAGGCAATCAGTGCTTTGCACGATGTAGTCATTAATGATCTGCGATTTGAGCCGCGTGATAAGTCCTCCTATCAACAATGGCAAGCCGATCAGCGTAAACTCGAACAGGTGATTCGACGATCTGCGATCGATGAAAAACGAGAGGCCATTCGGCAAGGCAACGTCGATAAGCCATCATCGGAACTTAAAACAGCTCATACGGCCGCACTAAAGAAATATTGGGCTGCTCGCAAATCTCTAGATCGCCAGCTTAGAAAAGAAAATAAAGAGCTATGGCGACGCTTGATGCCGTATGACCCGGTGATCACCGTGGCGGATGATGTCGTGTTTTTTGAATGCTTCTCAGTAGATCAATCGAGCTACGGATGCCTAACGGTTGATAGAGGCGATGGCTTCGGCGAATCAGGTCAGACCCAACTTGGCACAACCAATGTAGATTACTCGTGGGACCTCTATGACAGTTTTCAATCCCTGCGAACCTATCGGCAAACTCGATTTCAAATTGATCCAACTGCGTTTGAAGTTTCTACGGAAGCAGGCGGAGATCAGCATCGTGAAGAAAAGATTGAGTTGCCCGATGGATGGCTAAGCGGATTCGTTCGCTTGCAATCAGCCATGGCGATGCCAATGCGGAAGGTTTCTCTCCCGGTAGCAGCCGTATATTCGCTCTTGGCATTTATTAAGCGAAATAAGGCACGTGCAAGCCCGCGAGCGATTCGATTTGAGTTGACGCCCGGCCAAACACCGCGACTTGTGCTTGAACCTTGGGAAAAGCCGATCGAGGCCAACGGTGCAATCTACGACGGCCCCCCATGTGAACCGATCCGAATCTGGGGACGTCGCAGACTTTTAACTTTATCGCGCCTACTACCAATTGCTGACAAAGTGGACGTGTATTTGCTAGGAACCGGGCTCCCTAGTTTTTGGGTTGTTCGCATGGGAGCTATGCGTTTGACGTTAGGTCTCAGTGGTTGGACGACCAATGACTGGTCGGCAGGAAGCGCGATTGACATGCTAATGCCGCAGGAAAAAGCACGACCGACCGCCGTCGCTTCTATTGCCGAGACGTTGAGTATTCGAGGGGCCGCATCGCTTGAAACAGTTGTGGGCAGTGCTTATTTATCCAAAGAGGTGACAACTTCTGCACTCAACGAATTAGCTTTGCGGGGGCAAGTGATCTTTGACTTGCATGCTGGTCTGTATCGCTGGAGAAGCATTTTGCCACTTCCGCTTTCAGATAAGGAGATCGCTCCTCCTCACCCCGAATTACGAGCTGCTGAAGAATTGGCAAAGTCTAAAAAGGCTCGAATTCGCGAAGCGATGGTGGGTCCACGTAGCGGGACAATTTTAATTGGAAGAGTAGACGGAATTGACTGCGAGACATTGATTGATGGAGATGGAATAACACGCCGCGGAAAGTGCATTTGTGGCTGGCATCGCAAATCCGGAATTCGAAATGGTCCCTGTCGACATATTCAGGCATTGCGAATGATTCATAACCAGCGACAAGTGTCGGCTTAA